The genome window GTGCTGTCAAAAAGGTTACAGACCCGTGCGGTACATCAAATTCCTGTTGGGTTAAGTTTAAACGTGCTGAAATATTTCCAGTTTAGCAGTTCGGTTAATTATACGGAGCACTGGTACCTGCAAACCATAAGAGAACGGTTTGTGCGCGGCGGTGTTAATACAGATGGTACTGTTACTGATCCAACTATTCCCGTTCGCGATACCATAGCGGGTTTTAAAAGGGCGGGATCTTATAATTTAAGTACCGGGATCTCTACCAAATTGTACAGCACCATCAACTTTAAAAAAGGTAATATTATAGCCATCAGGCACGTAATGACACCTAACATCAGTTTTAATTATAATCCTGATTTTTCTGACCCAAGTTATGGTTACTATCAAACCATAGTAAGTAATGCGGCGGTTCCTTTTCCTGTTAAAAGCACTGTTTACTCTATTTTTCCGGATAATTTCCCGTCGCCGGGTAAGCAGGCAGGTATTAGTTTAAGCCTGGATAACACTATCCAGATGAAACTTAAGCCAAAAACTACCGATACATCGGGCAAAGCCAGGAAAGTTAATTTACTGGATGGTTTTTCAATTTCCACATTTTATAATTTCGCGGCGGATTCAATTAAGCTTTCACCTATTTCGTTCTCTGCGCATACCGCTATATTAAACCAGAAGGTTAACCTGAGCTTATATGGCTCACTCAATCCGTACGAAACACTGGTACTTGATACCATTTCGAACGGGTCAATTCAGCGGTACACCCGGCCAATAAACAGGTACACTTTCCAGGATGGCAGGTTTCCGACGCTTACCACCATCAGTTTTTCAATGAGCGGCAGTTTAAATTCAACATCATTTAAACCGCATGCGCCTGTACTGCCTAACAGTACATTGCAAACCATAAACCCCCAGCAGGCGCAAAAACTCGCTTTCATCAATAGTGATCCAAGTGCCTATGTAGATTTTAATGTGCCGTGGAACTTATCGTTCAATTATAATTTCAGCTATAACAACAACATCATTAATACAAATACAACCAACACCATTATGCTGAGCGGCGATGTTAACTTAACCTCGAAATGGAAAGTTCAGTATAATACCAACTACGATATACGTGCGCACAAGTTGGCCATCAGTTCATTTGGAATTTACCGGGATTTGCATTGCTGGGACTTTAACGTGCAATGGGTACCATTTGGCTTATATAAATCATACAACGTTACATTGAAAGTAAAAGCAGCCATTTTGCAGGATCTGAAGCTGAGCAAAAGGAGCGACTACACCAGCAACTCATATTTTAACGGAAACTAATAATGCTTGCGGAAATAATTACCATTGGAGACGAAATTCTTATAGGGCAAATTGTTGATACAAATTCAGCCTGGATGGCGGGCGAACTCAATAATATTGGGATCAGGATAAAACAAATCTCTTCTGTATCTGATGACCGGCAACATATTTTAACTGCGCTTGCCGAAGCTGCCGGCAGGGCCGATATTATTTTAATTACCGGCGGCCTTGGCCCCACAAAAGATGATATCACCAAAAAAACACTTGCCGAATATTTTAAGGCGGAGCTGGTGGAAAATAAAGACGCATTAGCTAATGTAGAGCATATTTTTTCGCGCTATAACAGGCCGATGCTGGATGTGAACCGCTTACAGGCCCAGGTACCCGAAAATTGCGAAGTGATTTTAAATAAGAACGGTACAGCACCGGGCATGTGGTTCAATGAAGAGGGGAAGATCTACGTGTCAATGCCTGGGGTGCCACACGAGATGATGTACATGATGGAAGATGAGGTGATCCCAAAACTAAAATCATCATTGAAGCTTCCGGTAATTATTCATAAAACTATTTTAACTGTAGGTGAGGGGGAATCTTACCTGGCGGACAGGATAGCTGATATTGAGGATGCGTTACCGCCATTTATTAAACTTGCTTACCTCCCAAAACTTGGGCAGGTAAGGTTGCGGCTAAGCGGGTATGGTGAAGATGAAGCAGTTTTAAAAGAAAAAATAGAGGAATTTGCCGCTAAAATAGTGGAGCGGGTTGGTAACGTAGTAGCAGCACAAGAAGATATTCCGATAGAAAAGGCCATATTGAATTACATGGCTGATAACAACCTTACATTATCTGTTGCCGAAAGCTGCACCGGCGGATATATCTCGCACCTGATTACGCAGCATGCCGGCTCATCCAAAGTATTTTTCGGCGGGGCTGTTTCTTATTCGTATGAATTAAAGGAAAGTTTGCTGGGTGTTAAAAAGGAAACTTTAGCCCGGTTTGGAGCGGTAAGCGAAGAAACAGCTACTGAAATGGTTGAAGGGGCGCTGCGCAATTTTAAATCAGATTACGCCGTAGCGGTTACAGGAATTGCCGGCCCGGACGGCGGCACGGCTGATAAACCAGTGGGTACGGTTTGGGTTGCTGTCGCTTCTGCTGACAAAACCGTGGTAAAGAAATTAACATTTGGGAATAAACGCCGCCAAAACATCGAAAGGACTGCAATTTCAGCTTTAAATATGTTGAATACTTTACTGCACAATTCTGGAAAATAATGATAAAATCAGCTAATTTTGGCCAATAATCTATATACTGACTATGGCCAAATATAAACTGTTGCTGCCGAAAATGGGTGAAAGTGTTGAAGAGGCAACCATAATCAAATGGAGTAAAAAACCTGGCGATTTTATTGACGCTGATGAAACAGTAATGGAAATTGCCACCGATAAAGTTGACTCGGATGTTCCATCGCCGGTATCAGGTAAACTTGTTGAACAACTATACAAAGATAATGACGTGGTTAAGGTGGGAGCAGTTATTGCGATAATTGAAACCAGCGGGCCGGAAGAAGTTAAGGCTGAGCCCATTGCCGAGCAGGTTACTGCCGCACCAGTTGAAGAAGTAAAACCTTTTGTTGCAACACCTGTGCCACCAGTACAGGAAGCCGCACCGGCACCCGTTGCCGTCGAAGTTGCCCCACAGCCGGAAGTTAAACAACCTGAAGAGCCTAAACAACAAGTTTATGCAGAGCCGGTAACTATACCTTACGTTGAACAATTGCAACAAAAGCCTGCAGAAGTTCAGGTTGATACGAATAGAAACGATGCCCGTTTTTATTCGCCTTTGGTTAAAAATATCGCCGCACAGGAAGGAATCAGCAATGCTGAGCTGGACGCTATTCCGGGAACCGGGGCAGAAGGCCGCTTAACTAAGGATGATCTGTTACTTTATATACAGGAGAAATACCAGCCTAAAACGACACAACAAGGCACAGCCCCTGTGCAGGCTGAACCTGAAAGGGCAAGTGAACCGGTAGCTGCCGCACCGGCTGAAGTACCTGCACCGCTGCCTGTAGCTCCAAGCCCCGAACCCGCTGCCCAGGCTCCATCACCGGAACCTGTTGCACAGGCGCCGCAACCTGAACCGCCTGCAGCTGAACCAGCCGAAACAAAGGCTCCGAAAAGCGTTTCAATGTCAGGCGGCGATGAAATTATTGAAATGGACAGGATGCGCCGGCTTATTGCTGACCACATGGTGATGAGCAAGCATACCTCGCCGCATGTTACCTCGTTTGTTGAAGCGGATGTAACCAACCTGGTGTTATGGCGCGAAAGAATAAAAGCGAACTTTGAAAAACGTGAGGGTGAAAAAATTACGTTTACGCCAATATTTATTGAAGCTGTTGTAAGGGCAATTAAAGATATGCCGATGATCAACATCCAGGTAAATGGAACGCAGATCATTAAGAAGAAGGATATCAATATCAGCATGGCAACGGCACTGCCAAGCGGTAACCTGATTGTTCCGGTAATAAAGCGTGCAGACGAATTAAACCTGATAGGCTTAACCAAAGCTGTTAACGACCTGGCTAACCGTGCACGTACCAATAAACTTAAACCCGATGATGTGCAGGGCGGTACATTTACCATCACTAACGTGGGCTCATTCGGCAACGTTATGGGAACGCCTATAATAAACCAGCCACAGGTAGCTATTTTAGCAGTTGGTGCAATCAAGAAAAAACCGGCGGTAATTGAAACCTTACAAGGAGACATGATCGGCATCCGCCATATGATGTTCCTGTCATTGTCATACGACCACAGGGTTGTTGACGGTGCTTTGGGCGGCTCATTTGTAAGAAGGGTAGCCGATTACCTTGAGAACTGGGAAACAGACCGCGAGTTTTAAAATAAGCGTTTAAAGTATTTTTCGATTTGATATTATTGATCCCGCGAGGTTTACCCCGCGGGATTTTTGTTGAGATGAACCGGTAACTACAAGCCATAAAAAAAGGGCCGAAACGACCCATTTTTAAAACTATAAAAATCTACAAAAAAATCTTATAACGCTTCAGCGGTTTCCTTAACCTCAGCAGCTAAGTTTACACCGGCAAGCTGGTCGGCAAATGCAACAAATGCTTTGTTATCTGCAATAAGCTGCTGGTTATTTACCAGGCTTTGCAGATTTACTTTGCCAATTACAAACTTATAGCTTCCGGAGTAATAGCGTTCATGTATGTGGATGAAATCCAATGCCTCAACAAGTGCTTCGTCCTCATATCTCAGGTACACATTCAGTT of Mucilaginibacter xinganensis contains these proteins:
- a CDS encoding competence/damage-inducible protein A; translation: MLAEIITIGDEILIGQIVDTNSAWMAGELNNIGIRIKQISSVSDDRQHILTALAEAAGRADIILITGGLGPTKDDITKKTLAEYFKAELVENKDALANVEHIFSRYNRPMLDVNRLQAQVPENCEVILNKNGTAPGMWFNEEGKIYVSMPGVPHEMMYMMEDEVIPKLKSSLKLPVIIHKTILTVGEGESYLADRIADIEDALPPFIKLAYLPKLGQVRLRLSGYGEDEAVLKEKIEEFAAKIVERVGNVVAAQEDIPIEKAILNYMADNNLTLSVAESCTGGYISHLITQHAGSSKVFFGGAVSYSYELKESLLGVKKETLARFGAVSEETATEMVEGALRNFKSDYAVAVTGIAGPDGGTADKPVGTVWVAVASADKTVVKKLTFGNKRRQNIERTAISALNMLNTLLHNSGK
- a CDS encoding dihydrolipoamide acetyltransferase family protein — its product is MAKYKLLLPKMGESVEEATIIKWSKKPGDFIDADETVMEIATDKVDSDVPSPVSGKLVEQLYKDNDVVKVGAVIAIIETSGPEEVKAEPIAEQVTAAPVEEVKPFVATPVPPVQEAAPAPVAVEVAPQPEVKQPEEPKQQVYAEPVTIPYVEQLQQKPAEVQVDTNRNDARFYSPLVKNIAAQEGISNAELDAIPGTGAEGRLTKDDLLLYIQEKYQPKTTQQGTAPVQAEPERASEPVAAAPAEVPAPLPVAPSPEPAAQAPSPEPVAQAPQPEPPAAEPAETKAPKSVSMSGGDEIIEMDRMRRLIADHMVMSKHTSPHVTSFVEADVTNLVLWRERIKANFEKREGEKITFTPIFIEAVVRAIKDMPMINIQVNGTQIIKKKDINISMATALPSGNLIVPVIKRADELNLIGLTKAVNDLANRARTNKLKPDDVQGGTFTITNVGSFGNVMGTPIINQPQVAILAVGAIKKKPAVIETLQGDMIGIRHMMFLSLSYDHRVVDGALGGSFVRRVADYLENWETDREF